A single window of Jeotgalibacillus haloalkalitolerans DNA harbors:
- a CDS encoding DUF1294 domain-containing protein, whose product MESLLTVYYFILSVVGFISMRVDKKRARNEQYRISEKALWTIALLGGALGSWAGMNVFRHKTKHVSFRVGMPVLVILHSALIIWVIR is encoded by the coding sequence TTGGAATCGTTACTTACTGTTTATTATTTTATTCTGTCTGTCGTCGGTTTTATATCAATGAGGGTGGATAAGAAGCGTGCGAGGAATGAACAATACAGGATTTCTGAAAAAGCGCTCTGGACGATTGCGCTGCTTGGTGGCGCACTTGGTTCATGGGCAGGAATGAATGTGTTCAGGCATAAGACGAAGCATGTATCATTCAGAGTCGGCATGCCGGTACTGGTGATTTTGCACAGTGCTTTGATCATATGGGTGATACGCTGA